In one Enterobacteriaceae endosymbiont of Donacia thalassina genomic region, the following are encoded:
- a CDS encoding leucyl aminopeptidase: MKYMAEKIIFSNKNLLDCIVIPIFEQYKFSKILKKINDISNNYILNILKKNNIQGKINQNIILYHIPNFLCNKFVIIGCGIENKLNREKNKLIINNVINILKKYSIKEIYWYLTDLKINNYTLYWNIRDTIDIIENNIYSFNKFKKHKLSFSSKIKFIINNNNENIYFSAIEHGKAINLGIKKAKNIANLPPNICTPKYLSIKAEKLKKKYKNISIEIIDKKIMKKIGMNAYLSVSKGSKNEPFISIIKYNNNHKLQPIVLLGKGVTFDSGGISLKPSKNMEEMKYDMCGAAAVYGVIYAIAKLKLPLNIIAILASSENMPSSKAYRPSDVIKTMSGLTIEVTNTDAEGRLLLCDILTYIERYNPKYVIDIATLTGACVIALGNNISGLMSNNIILSKQIIKASLEADDRVWELPIDDIKYFNQLKSNIANLINSSNGIAGAITAACFLSKFTKKYKWAHIDIAGTAWYYINQRAMASGRPINMLCQFLINQIFNH; this comes from the coding sequence ATGAAATATATGGCAGAAAAAATAATTTTTTCAAATAAAAATTTATTAGATTGTATAGTAATACCTATATTTGAACAATACAAATTTTCTAAAATTTTAAAAAAAATTAACGATATATCAAATAATTATATATTAAATATTTTAAAAAAAAATAATATTCAAGGGAAAATTAATCAAAATATAATTTTATATCACATTCCTAATTTTTTATGTAATAAATTTGTTATTATAGGTTGCGGTATTGAAAATAAATTAAATAGAGAAAAAAATAAATTAATTATTAATAATGTTATTAATATTTTAAAAAAATATTCTATTAAAGAAATTTATTGGTATTTAACAGATTTAAAAATAAATAATTATACATTATATTGGAATATCAGAGATACAATTGATATTATTGAAAATAATATTTACTCATTTAATAAATTTAAAAAACATAAATTATCTTTTTCATCAAAAATAAAATTTATTATTAATAATAATAATGAAAATATTTATTTTTCTGCTATAGAACATGGAAAAGCTATTAATTTAGGTATAAAAAAAGCTAAAAATATAGCTAATTTACCTCCTAATATATGTACTCCTAAATATTTATCCATTAAAGCGGAAAAATTAAAAAAAAAATATAAAAATATTTCTATTGAAATTATTGATAAAAAAATTATGAAAAAAATAGGTATGAATGCTTATTTATCTGTTAGTAAAGGATCTAAAAATGAACCATTTATATCTATAATAAAATATAATAATAACCATAAATTACAACCTATAGTATTACTAGGTAAGGGTGTTACTTTTGATTCTGGTGGTATATCTTTAAAACCTAGTAAAAATATGGAAGAAATGAAATATGATATGTGTGGTGCCGCTGCTGTATATGGTGTGATATATGCAATTGCTAAATTAAAATTACCTTTAAATATTATTGCTATTTTAGCTAGTAGTGAAAATATGCCTAGTTCTAAAGCATATAGACCTAGTGATGTTATAAAAACAATGTCTGGTCTTACAATTGAAGTTACAAATACAGATGCTGAAGGACGTTTACTTTTATGTGATATATTAACATATATTGAACGATATAATCCTAAATACGTTATTGATATTGCTACTTTAACAGGAGCATGTGTTATTGCATTAGGTAATAATATAAGTGGTTTAATGTCAAATAATATAATATTATCTAAACAAATTATAAAAGCCTCATTAGAAGCAGATGATCGTGTTTGGGAATTACCTATTGATGATATAAAATATTTTAATCAACTTAAATCTAATATTGCTAATTTAATTAATAGTAGTAATGGTATTGCAGGCGCAATAACTGCTGCGTGTTTTTTATCTAAATTTACAAAAAAATATAAATGGGCTCATATAGATATTGCTGGTACAGCTTGGTATTATATAAATCAAAGAGCAATGGCTTCTGGTAGACCTATTAATATGTTATGTCAATTTTTAATTAATCAAATATTTAATCATTAA